One Mycolicibacterium crocinum DNA window includes the following coding sequences:
- the cbbX gene encoding CbbX protein, producing MTAAANPRVPFGFRSDDAEPEVLSADAVVDLAAARHDSGIDDVLGRLDAELVGLEPVKTRIAEIAALLLVDRMRVRFGIEAVQPTLHMCFTGNPGTGKTTVALRMADLLHRLGYLRRGHLVSVTRDDLVGEYVGHTAPKTKEVIKRAMGGVLFIDEAYYLYKVENERDYGSEAIEILLQVMENNRDDLVVILAGYADKMDQFFSANPGMQSRIAHHISFPDYTVDELGQIAALMSEAMGYRFSEEAASVFGDYLRLRVDQPWFANARSVRNALERARLRHARRLLAQPGTVGLAELSTIEPADLLSSRVFDGGEGQVPR from the coding sequence GTGACCGCGGCCGCCAATCCCCGGGTGCCGTTCGGATTTCGGTCCGACGACGCGGAGCCCGAGGTGCTGTCGGCCGATGCAGTCGTGGATCTCGCTGCTGCCCGGCATGATTCGGGTATCGACGATGTTCTTGGCCGGCTCGACGCCGAGCTGGTGGGCCTCGAGCCGGTCAAGACGCGCATCGCCGAGATCGCCGCACTGCTGTTGGTGGACCGGATGCGGGTGCGGTTCGGTATCGAAGCCGTACAACCCACACTGCACATGTGCTTCACCGGTAACCCGGGCACCGGCAAGACCACGGTGGCGCTGCGGATGGCCGACCTGTTGCACCGGCTGGGCTATCTGCGGCGCGGTCATCTGGTCAGCGTCACCCGCGATGACCTGGTGGGGGAGTACGTCGGGCACACCGCACCCAAGACCAAGGAGGTCATCAAGCGGGCGATGGGCGGCGTGCTGTTCATCGACGAGGCCTACTACCTCTACAAGGTCGAGAACGAACGTGACTACGGCTCCGAGGCGATCGAGATCCTGCTGCAGGTGATGGAGAACAACCGCGACGATCTCGTGGTGATCCTGGCCGGCTACGCCGACAAGATGGACCAGTTCTTCTCAGCGAATCCCGGCATGCAAAGCCGTATCGCCCACCACATTTCGTTCCCGGACTACACCGTCGACGAACTCGGTCAGATCGCCGCATTGATGAGCGAAGCCATGGGGTATCGGTTCTCCGAGGAGGCCGCGTCGGTGTTCGGCGACTACCTGCGCCTGCGGGTGGATCAGCCCTGGTTCGCCAACGCCCGCAGCGTCCGCAATGCGCTGGAGCGGGCGCGGCTTCGACACGCGCGGCGGCTGTTGGCGCAGCCCGGCACCGTCGGCCTGGCAGAGTTGTCGACGATCGAGCCCGCGGATCTGTTGAGCAGCCGCGTGTTCGACGGTGGCGAAGGGCAGGTACCGCGATGA
- a CDS encoding LysR family transcriptional regulator: MTTKARLRALVELADTGSVRGAAERLVVTESSISSAVRALSAEIGIALIDRDGRGVKLTAAGQCYVEYARRILGLHDEAILAARGEADPENGSVRLAAVTTAGELLIPAALASFRARYPGVVLHLEVASRNAVWPMLARHEVDLVVAGRPPDDLRKKTRVRAVSPNTLIVVGQPSAATNFEPSSATWLLREPGSGTRSATMALLDDLDVSPPLLVLGSHGAVVAAAGAGLGVTLVSQQAVAAQLDSGALVQIPVAGTPLNRPWHLVSQLTPTMSTQLLVKHLVAERGLGWRPISAVRSAAS, translated from the coding sequence ATGACGACGAAGGCCAGGCTGCGCGCACTTGTCGAGCTTGCCGACACCGGATCGGTGCGGGGTGCCGCTGAGCGTTTGGTGGTGACCGAATCCTCGATCTCGTCGGCTGTGCGGGCGCTGTCGGCTGAGATCGGTATCGCGCTGATCGACCGAGACGGCAGGGGCGTCAAGCTGACGGCGGCCGGTCAGTGCTACGTCGAATACGCCCGCCGAATACTCGGCCTGCACGATGAGGCCATTCTGGCTGCCCGCGGGGAGGCCGACCCCGAGAACGGCTCGGTCCGCCTGGCCGCCGTCACGACAGCCGGTGAGCTGTTGATCCCGGCAGCACTGGCGTCGTTTCGGGCCAGGTACCCGGGGGTGGTGCTGCACCTTGAGGTGGCCTCACGCAACGCGGTATGGCCCATGCTCGCCCGCCACGAGGTCGATCTGGTGGTGGCCGGCCGTCCGCCTGATGATCTCCGCAAGAAGACCAGAGTGCGTGCGGTCAGCCCGAATACCCTGATTGTCGTCGGGCAACCTTCTGCGGCAACGAATTTCGAGCCCTCATCGGCGACGTGGCTGCTGCGCGAGCCGGGCTCTGGCACCCGGTCGGCCACGATGGCGTTGCTTGACGATCTCGACGTGAGTCCGCCGCTGCTGGTACTCGGTTCGCATGGTGCGGTGGTCGCCGCCGCCGGGGCGGGTCTGGGCGTCACGCTGGTGTCCCAGCAGGCGGTTGCGGCCCAGCTGGACAGCGGGGCCCTCGTGCAGATCCCGGTTGCCGGCACGCCGTTGAACCGGCCGTGGCATCTGGTCAGTCAGCTCACCCCGACCATGTCGACCCAGCTGTTGGTCAAACATCTGGTCGCGGAGCGCGGGTTGGGCTGGCGCCCGATCAGCGCGGTCCGCAGCGCCGCTTCCTAG
- a CDS encoding AraC family transcriptional regulator: protein MSRLTRLGYIDVRRTSNPVRRKVRSRGVPPALAHNEIFYTEDVPEASRLIAKTLGPLSLTVAPNQVSGFAATMHGVRLRNVSMLYLDVHVAAAIDIPMLGPYYGVHMPMNGRAIVEHRGKTFEANTIRSAVTSPGVSLRMAFDHDSPQLIIRVEERAMAAHLTRLLGRSLKRPLVFEPEFDMATEAAMRWHTAVQLIHTEVFHEGSLIQRGQGIGAVEELVMSSLLQLQPSNYHEEFLAPPPSDQRRAVVQNAMNYVDDHLAERITMDAIARAVHMSVRSIQQGFREELGMSPMSFVRERRLERVHEELADALPSDGVTVTQVAERWGFHHLGSFAVEYRKRWGEAPSETLRR, encoded by the coding sequence ATGTCGCGCCTGACCCGCCTCGGCTACATCGACGTCCGTCGCACCAGCAATCCGGTGCGCCGCAAAGTCCGCTCCCGGGGTGTGCCGCCGGCGCTGGCCCACAATGAGATCTTCTACACCGAGGACGTCCCGGAGGCATCCCGGCTGATCGCCAAGACCCTCGGGCCGCTGAGCCTCACGGTCGCGCCCAACCAGGTCAGCGGATTTGCTGCCACGATGCACGGCGTGCGGTTGCGCAACGTCAGCATGCTTTACCTGGACGTGCATGTGGCGGCAGCGATCGACATCCCGATGCTCGGCCCCTACTACGGCGTGCACATGCCGATGAACGGGCGGGCGATCGTCGAGCATCGCGGAAAGACGTTCGAGGCCAATACAATCCGGTCGGCAGTGACCAGCCCCGGGGTGTCGCTGAGGATGGCTTTCGACCACGACTCCCCGCAGCTGATCATCAGGGTGGAGGAACGGGCGATGGCGGCGCATCTCACCCGCCTGCTGGGCCGAAGCCTCAAGCGCCCGCTGGTGTTCGAGCCCGAGTTTGACATGGCCACCGAAGCCGCCATGCGGTGGCACACCGCCGTCCAGCTCATTCACACCGAGGTGTTCCACGAGGGTTCCCTGATCCAGCGAGGCCAGGGTATCGGCGCCGTGGAAGAACTCGTCATGAGCAGCCTGCTGCAGTTGCAGCCGTCGAATTATCACGAGGAGTTCCTCGCGCCACCGCCGTCCGACCAGCGTCGGGCCGTGGTGCAGAACGCGATGAACTACGTCGACGACCACCTGGCCGAGCGGATCACGATGGACGCCATCGCCAGAGCCGTGCACATGAGCGTGCGATCCATCCAGCAGGGTTTCCGCGAGGAACTGGGAATGAGCCCGATGAGTTTCGTTCGGGAGCGCCGCCTGGAACGCGTGCACGAGGAGTTGGCCGACGCGCTGCCCTCCGACGGCGTGACCGTCACCCAGGTGGCCGAACGCTGGGGGTTCCACCACCTGGGCAGCTTCGCCGTCGAGTACCGCAAGCGTTGGGGCGAGGCGCCGTCAGAAACCCTGCGGCGCTGA